A DNA window from Niabella yanshanensis contains the following coding sequences:
- a CDS encoding TPM domain-containing protein, with translation MIKHKLLATLFLLITISGFSQYTIETIPDPKKQGQHSFVSDPNGILGLTTVDTLNQICTDIERQSSAEVAIVAIDDFEGDSDFDFAYDLFNHWGIGKAGNNNGLLVFIARDRRKYQFITGYGMEGSLPDVTLGIIGDRYLVPKFKEGDYGGGIIDAMNAIKNVLENPEIIKELKAEAQKNSFLYKNGDHLLSAAIIILVFVAIFYWLSSFKHIPPLAGKNNYRDFVGGCAVVFIIVFFGIFIVAFFGVNMKKLFSFQALPWIAFLLGTIFLLSKYISQRQHILNSYKDEANIVAALGRYEKRYWLLMLICPLLLVFLIGYLRRKSRLQLRLQPPDDSGKWVRLNRDEIKGITAYLSEGQIQEEKIKSVSYEIWQQPDDASIQLVKWNGRKYRRYEDCPRCENRTLNKVHTKTIRAATYSSTGLGEKIQDCTFCNYKQSFGTVVLPKLQKSSSSGSGGSRSGSSGSSGSWGGGRSGGGGAGGSW, from the coding sequence ATGATTAAACATAAGCTTCTCGCTACCCTCTTCCTGTTGATTACCATCAGCGGTTTTAGTCAATATACTATTGAAACCATTCCCGATCCTAAAAAGCAAGGACAGCACTCATTTGTAAGTGACCCCAACGGCATTCTGGGACTAACCACCGTAGATACCCTTAACCAGATTTGTACAGACATTGAGCGTCAGAGCTCGGCTGAAGTAGCTATTGTTGCCATTGATGATTTTGAAGGAGACAGTGATTTTGATTTTGCTTACGACCTGTTTAACCACTGGGGCATCGGCAAAGCGGGTAATAATAACGGCTTGTTGGTATTTATAGCCAGGGACCGGCGCAAGTACCAGTTTATTACAGGCTATGGCATGGAAGGATCGCTGCCCGACGTGACATTAGGTATTATTGGTGACCGCTACCTGGTACCAAAATTTAAGGAAGGTGATTATGGCGGTGGGATTATTGACGCTATGAACGCTATCAAAAACGTTTTAGAAAATCCTGAAATCATAAAGGAGTTAAAAGCGGAAGCACAAAAAAATTCATTCTTATATAAGAATGGAGATCATCTCCTGTCTGCCGCCATTATCATACTGGTATTTGTGGCCATATTTTACTGGCTATCTTCTTTCAAACATATTCCCCCATTAGCCGGGAAGAATAATTACAGGGATTTCGTTGGCGGGTGCGCCGTAGTATTTATTATTGTTTTTTTTGGCATTTTCATAGTAGCTTTTTTCGGTGTTAACATGAAAAAGCTATTTAGCTTTCAGGCTTTACCCTGGATTGCGTTTCTGTTAGGCACGATCTTCCTGCTTTCAAAATACATCAGCCAGCGGCAGCATATTCTCAATTCCTATAAAGATGAAGCAAATATTGTTGCCGCTTTAGGACGTTACGAAAAACGGTATTGGCTGCTGATGCTGATCTGCCCTTTATTGCTTGTCTTTTTGATCGGGTATCTCAGAAGAAAAAGCCGGTTACAACTCAGGCTACAGCCACCCGATGATTCAGGCAAATGGGTACGACTTAACCGGGATGAAATCAAGGGCATAACGGCCTATCTCAGCGAGGGACAAATACAGGAAGAAAAAATAAAATCGGTTAGCTATGAAATATGGCAACAACCGGACGATGCATCCATACAGCTGGTAAAATGGAATGGCAGAAAATACAGAAGATATGAAGACTGCCCGCGGTGTGAAAACCGCACGCTCAATAAGGTGCATACTAAAACGATCAGGGCCGCAACTTACAGCTCAACCGGACTGGGAGAAAAAATACAGGATTGTACCTTTTGCAATTATAAACAGTCATTCGGCACCGTTGTACTTCCGAAGTTGCAAAAAAGCTCTTCATCAGGTTCGGGCGGCTCCCGCAGCGGCTCTTCCGGAAGCAGTGGTAGCTGGGGTGGCGGTCGCAGCGGCGGGGGTGGGGCTGGAGGAAGCTGGTAA
- a CDS encoding BtrH N-terminal domain-containing protein, giving the protein MDSINQSTVANGFHHLQAAHCENGVTTALLKHYGVHKLTEPMAFGIGSGLFYIQLPFMKVNGGPAISFRTMPGLIFKRTCKALDIPVTRRKYVSPQKAMQELDERLIAGKPTACQVGVFYLTYFPKEYRFHFNAHNLIVVDKQGDEYIISDPIMETLVSMNSYELQRVRFAKGAFAPRGQMYYPGDDLKEATDEQIRRGIISGIKRNCRDMLMIPGSFGGAKGIAYTGRQIKGWKNKLGDEKARGYLAQLVRMQEEIGTGGGGFRFIYGAFLQQAHAYLPIDELLQISQQITATGDKWRDAAIQASGIYKGRLGTQADYDNMGDRLIEISELEKMAFKSLKEAIKKAK; this is encoded by the coding sequence TTGGACTCCATTAATCAATCAACCGTAGCAAATGGTTTTCATCATTTGCAGGCAGCTCACTGCGAAAACGGGGTAACTACTGCTTTATTAAAACATTACGGTGTTCATAAACTCACCGAGCCCATGGCATTTGGTATCGGCTCCGGCCTTTTTTATATCCAGCTACCTTTTATGAAAGTAAATGGAGGACCGGCTATTTCTTTCAGAACTATGCCGGGTCTCATTTTTAAACGTACCTGTAAGGCGTTGGACATACCAGTAACGCGCAGGAAATATGTATCTCCTCAAAAAGCGATGCAGGAACTGGACGAACGACTTATAGCTGGTAAACCCACTGCCTGCCAGGTAGGGGTTTTTTACCTCACCTATTTTCCCAAAGAATATCGCTTTCATTTTAACGCACACAATTTAATTGTGGTAGACAAACAAGGCGATGAGTATATTATCAGTGACCCTATTATGGAAACCCTGGTTTCTATGAACAGCTATGAATTGCAAAGGGTGCGTTTTGCAAAAGGTGCATTTGCGCCGAGGGGGCAAATGTATTATCCCGGCGATGATCTTAAAGAGGCTACGGATGAGCAAATACGCAGGGGTATCATTTCAGGTATTAAACGCAATTGCCGGGATATGTTGATGATTCCTGGTTCTTTTGGAGGAGCCAAGGGAATTGCTTACACCGGAAGGCAAATTAAAGGGTGGAAGAACAAGCTGGGTGATGAAAAAGCCCGCGGTTACCTGGCGCAGCTGGTGCGTATGCAGGAAGAGATTGGCACCGGTGGCGGCGGCTTCCGCTTTATTTACGGGGCTTTTCTACAACAGGCACATGCTTATCTGCCCATTGATGAACTGCTGCAAATATCCCAACAGATTACGGCTACCGGAGACAAGTGGCGCGATGCGGCGATCCAGGCCTCCGGTATATACAAAGGCAGGCTGGGCACTCAGGCAGATTATGATAATATGGGCGACCGGTTGATTGAGATATCTGAGTTAGAAAAAATGGCCTTCAAAAGTTTAAAGGAAGCCATTAAAAAAGCGAAATAA
- a CDS encoding NHL repeat-containing protein: protein MPHGLTVDHDNNIWMTDVSLHQVFKFNNAGRLLLQLGETGVAGTDSNHFNMPTGVAIADDGTFYVSDGYGNRGIMRFTANGKYLLEWGKKGYKAGEFNIPHGIAPDRNGLIYMADRENSRIQVFSATGRFIKQLSGNRGAVNSVDFDPQRSQLLASDDIAFLNFKHQGSDLLILDTTQARYKQGLAGVGFIMVVPPGIMI, encoded by the coding sequence ATGCCTCATGGCCTGACGGTAGACCATGATAACAATATCTGGATGACAGATGTGAGCTTACATCAGGTATTTAAGTTTAACAATGCAGGCCGGCTTTTGCTACAGCTGGGTGAAACCGGCGTTGCAGGTACTGACAGTAATCATTTTAATATGCCTACGGGTGTTGCAATTGCCGATGATGGAACGTTTTATGTAAGTGATGGTTACGGAAACCGCGGGATAATGAGGTTTACTGCTAATGGTAAGTATTTACTGGAATGGGGCAAAAAAGGGTACAAAGCCGGTGAGTTTAACATTCCTCATGGGATTGCCCCTGATCGTAATGGATTGATTTATATGGCAGACCGGGAAAATAGCAGGATACAGGTATTTAGCGCTACCGGAAGATTTATAAAGCAATTATCAGGCAACCGGGGAGCGGTCAATTCGGTTGATTTTGATCCGCAGCGATCGCAGCTACTGGCATCTGATGATATTGCTTTTTTAAACTTTAAACACCAGGGATCTGATCTTTTAATTTTAGATACGACACAGGCAAGGTACAAACAAGGATTGGCCGGAGTGGGCTTTATAATGGTAGTACCACCTGGTATCATGATCTGA
- a CDS encoding SBBP repeat-containing protein encodes MGRSGLYNGSTTWYHDLTSDREGNIYVGDMLGNSTKNFKR; translated from the coding sequence ATTGGCCGGAGTGGGCTTTATAATGGTAGTACCACCTGGTATCATGATCTGACATCAGATAGGGAAGGCAATATTTATGTTGGCGACATGCTGGGCAATAGCACCAAAAATTTTAAAAGATAG
- a CDS encoding dihydrofolate reductase family protein — protein sequence MAKKVILDLAVSLDGFIEGPNGEIDWCIMDDDMDFDGFLAGIDTIFYGRVSYDAWGNYQPAADASEAEQSLWKAVHEKKKYVFSGQNREDEKATFIQSDIAAAVSSVKNGEGKDIWLYGGASLIKTFIREGLIDRYRISVHPVVLGAGKPLFEDLKDRIALKLIQTNVFKSGVVQLIYEPQ from the coding sequence ATGGCGAAAAAAGTTATACTGGACCTGGCTGTAAGCCTGGATGGGTTTATTGAAGGACCTAACGGAGAAATTGATTGGTGTATTATGGATGATGACATGGATTTTGATGGGTTTTTAGCAGGCATAGATACCATCTTTTATGGCAGGGTGAGTTATGATGCCTGGGGAAATTACCAACCTGCTGCCGATGCATCGGAGGCAGAACAAAGTCTGTGGAAGGCGGTGCATGAAAAGAAAAAATATGTATTCTCCGGTCAAAACAGGGAAGATGAGAAAGCCACATTTATTCAGTCAGACATAGCGGCTGCGGTATCATCCGTTAAAAATGGAGAAGGAAAAGACATCTGGCTATACGGCGGCGCCAGCCTTATAAAAACTTTTATCCGGGAAGGGTTGATCGACAGGTACCGCATATCCGTTCACCCCGTTGTGCTGGGAGCCGGCAAACCTTTGTTTGAAGATTTAAAAGACAGGATTGCCTTAAAACTGATCCAAACCAATGTGTTTAAATCGGGTGTGGTACAATTGATCTATGAACCGCAGTAG
- a CDS encoding fatty acid desaturase family protein, giving the protein MKSLQNLTDPVYNADYQPTAYDRFWLRLMNDKRDLPFIHLLTLIHVTVVPTAILLFTNLFNGWVWWLVAVVYFYVAQFYFKGRFGLMFHCLCHRKTFKPAYQSKFHSYITWIVCPLFGHAPEGYFSHHMGMHHVENNNEEDTSSTMHYQRDSVVDFIKYFLNFIFLGVINTIQYLFNRKRKKLYTRLTLGEYVYMVFCIAMCFVNLKATMVVFIVPLLFARLVMMLGNWTQHSFIDAQDPDNLYTNSINCINTVYNHTCWNDGYHIIHHIRPGLHYTEMPAEFLKRKDEFASKKAIVFDGIHYLHIFIYLMTKQYHKLADNLVNINGMFDTREQAIAVMRERTKKCYRPV; this is encoded by the coding sequence ATGAAGTCTTTGCAAAATCTTACGGATCCTGTTTATAATGCTGATTATCAGCCCACAGCTTATGACCGGTTCTGGTTAAGGTTAATGAATGATAAACGGGATCTGCCTTTTATACACTTATTGACCCTTATTCATGTTACGGTAGTACCTACTGCTATTTTGTTGTTTACCAACCTGTTCAACGGATGGGTTTGGTGGTTGGTTGCAGTAGTTTATTTTTATGTTGCCCAGTTTTATTTTAAAGGGCGTTTCGGCCTGATGTTTCATTGCCTTTGTCATCGCAAAACCTTTAAACCGGCTTATCAAAGTAAATTTCATTCCTATATCACCTGGATTGTATGCCCGCTTTTTGGCCATGCACCTGAAGGTTATTTTAGTCATCATATGGGTATGCACCACGTAGAAAATAATAATGAAGAAGATACCAGCAGCACGATGCATTATCAGCGGGATAGTGTAGTTGATTTCATTAAATATTTTCTCAACTTTATTTTCCTAGGTGTTATTAATACTATCCAGTATTTGTTCAATCGCAAAAGAAAAAAATTATATACCCGCCTTACATTAGGAGAATATGTGTATATGGTTTTTTGCATTGCTATGTGCTTTGTAAATTTAAAAGCTACAATGGTTGTATTTATTGTTCCTTTATTGTTTGCAAGGCTCGTCATGATGTTGGGTAATTGGACCCAGCATTCGTTTATAGACGCCCAGGATCCGGACAACTTATATACTAATTCTATCAATTGCATTAATACGGTATATAACCATACCTGCTGGAACGATGGATACCATATTATCCACCACATCAGGCCGGGCTTGCATTATACCGAAATGCCTGCAGAGTTTTTAAAACGAAAAGATGAGTTTGCCAGTAAAAAAGCGATCGTATTCGATGGCATTCATTACCTGCACATTTTTATATACCTGATGACCAAGCAGTATCATAAGCTGGCAGACAACCTGGTAAATATCAACGGGATGTTTGATACCCGGGAGCAGGCAATAGCGGTGATGAGAGAACGCACCAAGAAATGTTACCGGCCGGTTTAA
- a CDS encoding RNA recognition motif domain-containing protein: MNIFVSNLGYSFSTEDLNELFSSYGAVDSARVITDKFTQQSRGFGFVEMSDEDSALKAIKDLNGTMQDGRSIKVAEARPKEEKTGYSNRW, from the coding sequence ATGAACATTTTCGTGTCCAATCTTGGGTACAGTTTCAGCACTGAAGACCTTAATGAATTATTCTCTTCTTATGGAGCCGTAGATTCCGCAAGAGTTATAACAGACAAATTCACTCAACAGAGCCGTGGCTTTGGTTTTGTAGAAATGTCTGATGAAGACTCAGCCTTAAAAGCCATTAAAGACTTAAATGGTACTATGCAGGACGGCCGCTCTATTAAAGTAGCAGAAGCACGTCCGAAAGAAGAAAAAACCGGTTATTCTAACCGTTGGTAA
- a CDS encoding short-chain dehydrogenase, translated as MDSVSIEKFLETKSSARVVNVHFKDRSTVTGLFVNLRDYDELKAKNFWRVVNVKHIEQWEQTGNMELSRLFNGASFTKLTASGKQ; from the coding sequence ATGGATAGCGTATCAATCGAAAAATTCCTGGAAACAAAATCAAGTGCCCGGGTGGTAAATGTACATTTTAAAGACAGGTCTACCGTAACCGGCCTTTTTGTTAACCTCAGGGATTACGATGAATTAAAAGCCAAGAACTTTTGGCGTGTTGTAAATGTTAAACATATTGAGCAATGGGAACAAACGGGAAATATGGAACTGTCCCGCCTGTTCAACGGAGCTTCATTTACAAAACTTACCGCATCGGGTAAGCAATAA
- a CDS encoding cold-shock protein: MGETWNKREREQKKRNAKKQKDERKQERKENTSKGKSLDEMMAYVDEFGNLSDTPPPKDKRPSSLPIPPTVANSRELNEEVITQRNGVVTFFDGSKGYGFIKDTRTQESIFVHINSSQVELQQNLKVVFEVQQGPKGLVAVNVSAA; the protein is encoded by the coding sequence ATGGGAGAAACCTGGAATAAAAGGGAAAGAGAACAAAAAAAGAGGAATGCTAAAAAGCAGAAGGACGAAAGAAAACAGGAGCGCAAAGAAAATACATCCAAAGGCAAAAGCCTGGACGAAATGATGGCTTATGTTGATGAATTCGGGAATTTATCGGATACGCCTCCACCTAAAGATAAACGCCCGTCATCGCTGCCCATACCACCTACGGTTGCCAACAGCAGGGAACTTAACGAAGAGGTAATTACTCAAAGGAATGGTGTTGTAACATTTTTCGACGGTAGCAAGGGGTACGGTTTTATAAAAGACACCCGTACACAGGAAAGTATTTTTGTACATATCAATTCTTCGCAGGTTGAGCTGCAGCAAAATCTGAAAGTAGTATTTGAAGTGCAGCAGGGACCCAAAGGGTTGGTTGCTGTTAATGTTTCTGCTGCTTAG